From a single Nicotiana tomentosiformis chromosome 2, ASM39032v3, whole genome shotgun sequence genomic region:
- the LOC138904390 gene encoding uncharacterized protein — protein sequence MAFDEAPSRTEGMSEKDSGKVPESLEIVDASHRSQQMVGISEGAGPEAFQTEENAPSDSLGAIALALHQEEFSKSRTELSRREADFLGLSEERNALKLLNGQKEEEIKDLRAELAKAYQDQTDLTEQKKETARAQLSSAENQLQGMKEKSLVQERKIEEIEARLASELAKAKSEAEKAKAEADAFVTVYRADAEAAQIQAKKAVEIAQTWETLEEIHARGFDLTEEIKKAKELEADAGALSFDDDDEDDVSGSGSESGEEPDGEETAPGDNQET from the exons ATGGCGTTTGATGAGGCTCCATCTCGAACTGAGGGGATGTCGGAGAAGGACTCGGGCAAAGTCCCTGAGTCGTTGGAGATCGTggatgcctcccaccgaagtcaacaaatggtGGGTATATCTGAAGGGGCCGGCCCTGAAGCTTTTCAAACTGaggagaatgccccaagtgactcgcttggggcaata GCTTTAGCTCTTCATCAAGAGGAGTTTTCCAAATCTCGAACGGAACTGAGTCGACGTGAGGCCGACTTCCTAGGGCTTTCGGAAgagagaaatgccctcaaacttcttaatgggcagaaagaggaagagatcaaAGATCTCCGAGCCGAATTGGCCAAGGcataccaagatcagaccgacctgaccgagcag aaaaaagagactgctcgagcccagttatcatcggccgaaaatcAACTTCAAGgaatgaaggagaagagcttggttcaagaaagaaaaatagaggagatcgaggctcggttggcttccgaacttgccaaggccaaatctgaagccgaaaaagCAAAGGCCGAGGCGGATGCATTTGTGactgtctatcgggccgatgctgaagccgctcaaatACAAGCGAAAAAGGCAGTCGAAATCGCTCAAACTTG ggaaactctcgaggagatccatgctcgaggttttgatcttaccgaagagataaaaaaggctaaagagcttgaagcTGATGCCGGAGCCTTGTctttcgatgatgatgatgaagatgatgtgAGCGGGAGTGGgtctgagagcggggaggagcccgatggagaagagactgcccccggAGATAACCAGGAAACTTAG
- the LOC104093195 gene encoding beta-fructofuranosidase, insoluble isoenzyme 1-like, which translates to MEYLKKSSLWALPAFLLCFFTVFSNNGVNASHKVFPELQSTSPIDVENVHRTGYHFQSPKNWINDPNGPMYYNGVYHLFYQYNLYGSVWGNIVWAHSVSTDLINWIPLEPAIYPSKVFDKYGTWSGSATILPGNKPIILYTGIVDSNKTQVQNYAIPADLSDPFLRKWIKPDNNPLIVADVTINKTQFRDPTTAWLGQDGYWRITIGSVWENKGIALLYKSKDFMRWTKVKNLLHSANNTGNWECPDFFPVLLHGTKGLDASYNSTNIKHVLKVSLDVTRFEYYTVGTYDTKKDMYIPDNTSVDGWKGLRLDYGNYYASKSFYDPSKNRRVIWGWANESDTVDDDVRKGWAGIQTIPRKLWLDPSGKQLVQWPVEELDTLREKKVQLKHRKLNKGEMIEVKGITPAQADVEVTFSFSSLDKAEPFDPSWTDLYAQDVCAIKDSTVQGGVGPFGLLTLASEKLEEYTPVFFRVYKALNKYKVLMCSDASRSTLENGKTMYKPSFAGYVDVDLAKNKKLSLRSLIDHSVVESFGAGGKTCITSRVYPTLAIYDNAHLFAFNNGTETIKIELNAWSMSRPKMNWSFGHSSY; encoded by the exons ATGGAGTATCTAAAAAAGTCTTCTCTTTGGGCATTGCCAGCATTTTTGCTTTGTTTCTTCACTGTTTTTTCCAACAATGGCGTTAATGCTTCCCACAAAGTTTTTCCAGAGTTGCAATCTACTAGCCCTATTGATGTAGAAAATGTCCACAGAACTGGTTACCATTTTCAATCACCTAAAAATTGGATCAATG ATCCCAACG GCCCAATGTACTATAATGGTGTCTATCATCTATTCTATCAATACAACCTATATGGATCAGTTTGGGGAAATATTGTTTGGGCCCATTCAGTCTCAACAGACTTAATTAACTGGATCCCACTTGAGCCTGCAATTTACCCATCAAAAGTATTTGACAAATATGGTACATGGTCTGGATCAGCCACAATCTTGCCAGGCAACAAGCCCATTATTCTCTACACTGGAATTGTTGATTCCAACAAGACCCAAGTACAAAATTATGCAATCCCGGCCGACTTGTCCGATCCATTTCTCCGTAAATGGATCAAGCCCGATAACAATCCGTTAATCGTTGCTGACGTTACCATCAACAAGACTCAATTTCGTGACCCAACAACAGCTTGGTTGGGCCAAGATGGTTATTGGAGAATCACAATAGGCAGTGTGTGGGAAAATAAGGGAATAGCATTATTATACAAAAGTAAGGATTTCATGAGATGGACTAAGGTCAAAAATCTACTTCATTCGGCTAATAACACTGGAAATTGGGAATGTCCTGATTTTTTCCCAGTGTTATTGCACGGTACAAAAGGTTTGGATGCATCATACAATAGCACAAATATTAAGCATGTTCTTAAGGTTAGCCTTGATGTTACGAGGTTCGAGTACTACACAGTTGGTACTTATGATACCAAAAAAGATATGTACATTCCGGACAACACTTCTGTCGATGGATGGAAGGGATTGAGACTTGACTATGGAAATTATTATGCGTCCAAGTCATTTTATGACCCTAGCAAGAATCGAAGAGTTATATGGGGTTGGGCTAACGAATCAGATACTGTTGATGACGATGTCAGGAAAGGATGGGCTGGAATCCAAACTATACCTCGTAAACTATGGCTTGATCCAAGTGGAAAACAATTGGTTCAATGGCCTGTTGAAGAATTAGACACTCTAAGAGAAAAAAAAGTCCAACTAAAACATCGCAAGTTGAACAAGGGAGAAATGATTGAAGTTAAAGGGATCACACCTGCACAG GCTGATGTTGAAGTGACTTTTTCCTTCTCAAGTTTGGATAAAGCAGAGCCATTTGATCCAAGTTGGACTGACCTTTACGCTCAAGATGTATGTGCTATTAAAGATTCAACGGTGCAAGGTGGAGTTGGGCCATTTGGTCTCCTAACTTTGGCTTCCGAAAAATTGGAAGAATACACACCTGTATTTTTTAGAGTTTACAAGGCCCTAAACAAATATAAAGTTCTCATGTGTTCTGATGCTTCAAG ATCAACGCTCGAGAATGGTAAGACAATGTACAAACCATCATTTGCGGGGTATGTAGATGTTGATTTAGCAAAAAACAAGAAATTGTCTCTGAGGAGTTTG ATTGATCACTCGGTAGTGGAAAGTTTTGGTGCCGGAGGAAAAACATGTATTACATCAAGAGTTTATCCAACATTAGCAATATATGATAACGCACATTTATTTGCCTTCAACAATGGCACAGAGACTATCAAAATTGAACTGAATGCATGGAGCATGAGTAGACCTAAGATGAACTGGTCATTTGGTCACTCCTCTTATTGA